The window GTGAAGTTACACATGTATACAAGAAAAACAGGTTATTTTATTATACAGTCATGGCTGCAGTTACCAGTCCATATATGGCCATTGCTAGCTACCGATCTCAACCTGGAATCCAATTTCATGACAATCGTGGCAAAGGTTGTTTAGCATTGGCATTTTTTAGGCTGTGTAGCTATGAAATgccaaaataaaaaacaaacaaaagaaggAGTATCAAATCATTTGAAGTGAGTTTTCTTAACCTAGTTTGTTTGTCCTCACATTTTCAGAGCTGCCTAAAGGTCAACTGGACCCTTCAACTGAGTGACCTCCACTTCAGCCTAAAAGTGTTGAACTCACTGACAGTACACACCATTAAGTCCAAGATGCCTCTGAAGACCACCTTGTACCTCAAATCAGCCAGCATGCGCTGGCCCCGCAAGCAGAAGCGCCGTGAGCTGCTATCAGTCAACATGATCAGCCTACCCTTGGGTGACTTCCGCCACCTCTCCCACATCGGATTGGATGCCCACGGGGATGTCTTCGGCGACCACGCAACCTTCCAGCGGACCGGAAGTCTCATCCTCCACAGCTCTCAAAGCCACCAGGACCTCTACTCCAACATCACCCCCAATGagacccctccacccccacccaagCCCCCACGCCTCCTCAGCCCAGAAGAGATGGATGCACAGGCCTCCAAAGCCAGAACCCATCCCCAGGCTTCCAGGCACCAGAGGTGCCTCTTTCTGCCTTTACTGGATGTTGTGGAGGTGGTGGCGCATGACAGTTTGCACCACGAAGAGGAGGTAAAGCAGGAGCAGGaaaagaaggaggagggagggttaaCGATGGGGCCGGATGGATCCGAATTGAACACGGCCCCCCAACAGGCTCCTTGTCCCCCAGTGGAGGCCCCTCCAGGGGTCGATGAAGACTCGTCTTTTGTCCTGAACCTTGACTTGGGGCCGTCCATACTAGAAGACGTGCTGCAAGTGATGAACCAGCTTCACCAGTGAGACTTTGAGAAGTGTGGCCGTCTTGTAATATATTTTATTCTAAGGTCCTTTCAAGAAACACAACATATATAGGGGAGAAAGGTGTTATGTCATGGATGGAAAAATGAGCTGGACTATTTTCAATTGCCAGGATGCTAATTggcacatttatttttaattactGTCTTCATAGAAGACAGATTGTATAATATTTTCTTATTTTGGATGCAAGATGATATGAGCCTCTATTGTTAGTTTGGCTAACTAGAGCAATGTGTCATATCTGGGTCAACGCTTTGAACAGTTGCCTTTCTCAGGTGACAGCTCTGTGAGCCAATGACACTCCACCTGGATCATGTGACTTTTGTAACGCAGGTGTATAGAGGAGACATGTTGTGAAAGGTAAGAAAGACAGACGGTAAACTACTTATGAGACATAGCTCTGAGGCAGATGTTTATCTGACAACTTCTATTGTGAAACACTGAAATAAGACTGGTGGATTTTGCTTTTCAATGTTTAGGCCCACTATACAGGGACAATGAACACTAGCTCTCCCATAGTCAGACATATGCAGTAGCAATAAGGACAGAAGCTGGGTCATTCTACGAAATGAGTCCCTTTTtcgtccctttgatattttaagtataaATTGTGCACCAATCTAACATTTTAAAAGccttttttttaatacaaatcaatacttgctaaagtgccaaatctatgcaccctctgtgacttctaggaagattttaacccgcttaaccccaacatttctccaagttgtcaccatcattgtaaagccctagttgtTTGGTTGCTTCGacaatgtgattagtgattcatttttaggttaaaaaaaaaaacgtgtccctcattttaaggtcaaccctgttaagtGAACTGAACTCTGGTGTTAATATGGTGAAActgttacttaaaaaaaaaacattgaacatctaatagtcaaatcataatgtcatttctgtttttttttgttgaaatacTGAGTGGGTCAAGCATAACACATCAAACTTGTTACCCATAGATTGACAATTACACATTTTTGTATAGCTTGCATTCAATTGTTCcttcctgttgcacacaacaagcttccattcctcatgtcacaaggggatttattgCTGATTTAggatgaaatcgtcaaccctgttatatcgcagaatgttaaaattaggtgaaataaaatgttatttttgggGGGGACCAAGTTGCACTACCCAAAAGGGACTTATTTCTAAAACGACCCAGCAGACTCACAAGAGTGTATATAGATAGGCCTATTttatttttcttgtttttcttacCAAGGGGAAAGTTCAAATCTTTAGAAATATAAAACTGTATACGTCTATTATAAGTTATTACAGGGTTTATGGTGTGAATGTGAACAGTATCAGTCTATAATAAATGTCTTTAGAAAATCAAAGCTCACCGACGATCCTCTCGTTCCTCATATCATAAACTTTTAGATATAATTTTGTTTTGGCTAAGGTGGAGCATGAACTCTGCCCGGCACAAGGAAATCACATTTGTGCACAATCTGTAAACTTTCATTTGTAAAATAAAAACCATAAAGCCAAGTAAAGATGTCTCTTATCGTTCGCATTGCTGAGCCAATCTTATTCTTTAACAACACTGCCACCTACTGGTGCCCTATCTTCTAACAACTATCACATCAGTTTGTCTTTCCTCACCACCTGATGGCAGTATTTCCCAGCCTTTTATTGGGTGGCATGTAGCTTACTTCATTATTTAAATAGTCAAGTTGGTCCATGGCGATTatttgatagatagatagacacatCTTTATTTATCTCACTCAAGCTCTTTGACAGAAACTGAAATCAAGAATAATCCATACATCTAATTTGCCCAATAACAAATACAAATGTAATAAGAAACTGATTAATTCATTAGCTATATACTCAATATGGCCATCCATCTTTATAGTATGCTTTTACCACACTCAGACAGTTAGAATTTGGCAAATTTTCCTCCCTGTATCCTATTTAATGTCCTACATTTTGTTCACTCTACTCTTTGGATTCAGAAAATCTCAACAATGGGACTGAGGCACAACCGCACCATTGATTCTCTTCCACATCTGTGTGTGAGATAACATGAATCAGCTTTTGTCTGGGCCAGAATCACTATGTCAGGCCTGATCTACATCCCACTGCTGACCAGGGAAATTTCTAGGATTTGAAGACATTGGGGGCTTAGCCCAAAGCCAGTAGGGGGGTCCGGAGATGTCCTTCCCTAGCAAGAGAAAAGGAATTTCAACAGCTAAATGCATGAATTTGGTGCACTTTGAGATGAACATTGAGAGATTAGACATTTTTCAGGAAACTTGCACTTGCCACAGCAGACACTGCCAATACTCAATTACAGTAGCTACTTTGGGTCTcgctactctggaacactctctattctggaacacatacagtaccagtcaaaag is drawn from Oncorhynchus tshawytscha isolate Ot180627B linkage group LG05, Otsh_v2.0, whole genome shotgun sequence and contains these coding sequences:
- the LOC112250385 gene encoding cdc42 effector protein 3, whose amino-acid sequence is MPLKTTLYLKSASMRWPRKQKRRELLSVNMISLPLGDFRHLSHIGLDAHGDVFGDHATFQRTGSLILHSSQSHQDLYSNITPNETPPPPPKPPRLLSPEEMDAQASKARTHPQASRHQRCLFLPLLDVVEVVAHDSLHHEEEVKQEQEKKEEGGLTMGPDGSELNTAPQQAPCPPVEAPPGVDEDSSFVLNLDLGPSILEDVLQVMNQLHQ